The Nostoc sp. 'Lobaria pulmonaria (5183) cyanobiont' genome window below encodes:
- a CDS encoding pyridoxamine 5'-phosphate oxidase family protein, with translation MSKFFDCITEQLQDFIAAQHLFFVGSAPLSPTGHVNLSPKGQDCFRILSPNRVGYVDLTGSGNETSAHLQENGRITFMFCAFQEPACILRLYGQGTAILPSSPEWDSLYSLFLPIPGTRQIIVADIEKIQTSCGFGVPLYEYQGQRQTLVNWASKKGEEGVREYQQKKNLVSIDGLATPLSKLP, from the coding sequence ATGTCTAAATTCTTTGACTGTATTACTGAGCAACTGCAAGACTTTATTGCTGCCCAACACCTTTTCTTTGTTGGCTCTGCACCTTTGAGTCCTACGGGTCATGTTAACCTGTCTCCTAAAGGTCAAGACTGCTTTCGCATCCTCTCTCCCAACCGAGTAGGTTATGTAGACCTCACAGGTAGTGGTAACGAAACATCGGCCCACTTGCAAGAAAATGGGCGGATAACCTTCATGTTTTGTGCCTTTCAAGAACCCGCGTGTATCTTGCGTCTTTACGGTCAAGGAACCGCGATTTTACCGAGTTCTCCAGAGTGGGACTCGTTGTATTCTCTGTTTTTGCCGATACCTGGAACTCGTCAAATTATCGTCGCTGACATTGAAAAAATCCAGACTTCCTGTGGTTTTGGCGTACCACTCTATGAATATCAAGGTCAGCGCCAGACTCTAGTAAACTGGGCTAGTAAAAAAGGCGAAGAGGGAGTTCGAGAATATCAACAGAAGAAAAATCTTGTCAGCATTGACGGTTTAGCAACACCACTGAGTAAATTACCCTAA
- a CDS encoding DUF937 domain-containing protein, protein MGLFDQILGAVANPNQQGSLGQIGSIVNSVQQLSDRTGADPSTIQSVLSIVGGQVRSALQDKQATDGNEATQNLVSQYAGTSANPQAVNSLFSPQIQQQVAEVAAQRTGLDAGIVQQLLPLAVPLVLKFLQSGANAQNPQAGGNPVLNSFLDADGDGDVDIADAIQMASRYMRQ, encoded by the coding sequence ATGGGACTTTTCGATCAAATTCTTGGTGCCGTCGCTAATCCCAATCAACAGGGCAGCTTAGGTCAAATAGGAAGCATTGTAAATAGTGTTCAGCAGTTAAGCGATCGCACAGGCGCAGACCCTTCTACCATCCAATCAGTTTTGTCAATTGTGGGTGGTCAAGTGCGTTCTGCTTTACAAGATAAACAAGCCACAGATGGTAACGAAGCCACACAAAATTTAGTTAGTCAATATGCTGGTACTTCTGCCAACCCTCAAGCCGTCAATTCGTTGTTTTCTCCTCAGATACAACAGCAGGTAGCTGAAGTTGCTGCCCAGCGCACTGGGTTAGATGCTGGTATCGTTCAACAATTGCTGCCTTTGGCAGTACCTTTAGTACTAAAGTTTTTGCAATCAGGCGCCAATGCTCAAAATCCCCAAGCTGGTGGAAATCCTGTCCTAAATTCCTTCTTGGATGCTGATGGTGATGGTGATGTCGATATCGCTGATGCTATCCAAATGGCTAGTCGATACATGAGACAGTAA
- the purQ gene encoding phosphoribosylformylglycinamidine synthase subunit PurQ, whose product MKFGVVVFPGSNCDRDVAYVTRDLLGQPTRMVWHQETDIADLDVVIIPGGFSYGDYLRCGAIARFSPVMHQVVEHVQKGKFVLGICNGFQVLTEAGLLPGVLTRNRDLHFICDRVPLKVERTNLWTQAYTTGEVITLPIAHGEGRFYADAATLAEIEDNGQVLFRYEGENPNGSLNNIAGICDRRGNVLGMMPHPERASDAMLGGSDGLRLFQGLLEKVAALA is encoded by the coding sequence ATGAAATTCGGTGTTGTTGTTTTTCCCGGTTCTAATTGCGATCGCGATGTTGCTTATGTAACCAGAGATTTACTGGGGCAACCAACGCGCATGGTTTGGCATCAAGAAACAGATATTGCTGATTTGGATGTCGTTATTATTCCTGGTGGCTTTAGTTACGGGGATTATCTGCGCTGTGGTGCGATCGCACGTTTTTCACCCGTGATGCACCAGGTTGTGGAACACGTCCAAAAGGGTAAGTTTGTCCTCGGTATTTGCAACGGCTTTCAGGTATTAACTGAAGCTGGACTTTTGCCAGGGGTGTTGACCAGAAATCGGGATTTGCATTTTATTTGCGATCGCGTCCCCTTGAAAGTTGAACGTACTAATCTATGGACGCAAGCTTATACGACTGGTGAAGTTATCACTTTGCCCATTGCCCACGGAGAGGGGAGATTTTACGCTGATGCAGCCACTCTCGCAGAAATTGAAGATAACGGGCAAGTGTTGTTTCGTTATGAAGGCGAAAATCCCAACGGTTCACTGAACAATATTGCCGGGATTTGCGATCGTCGGGGTAATGTGTTGGGAATGATGCCGCACCCAGAAAGGGCGTCAGACGCAATGCTAGGGGGTAGTGATGGCTTGAGGTTGTTTCAAGGCTTGCTAGAGAAAGTAGCGGCATTAGCGTAG
- the purS gene encoding phosphoribosylformylglycinamidine synthase subunit PurS translates to MQTKYLAKIFVTLRPSVLDPAGVAVQSGLKQLGYDNVDQVRIGKYIELTITSTEEKKARQDLDNICDQMLSNPVIENYRFELIEVETQTGVF, encoded by the coding sequence GTGCAAACCAAGTATCTAGCCAAAATTTTCGTGACCCTTCGTCCTTCAGTTTTAGACCCCGCTGGTGTGGCAGTACAATCCGGTCTTAAGCAACTGGGATACGATAACGTTGACCAGGTGCGGATTGGCAAGTACATTGAACTCACCATCACCTCAACTGAAGAGAAGAAAGCGCGTCAAGACCTTGATAATATTTGTGACCAAATGCTATCAAATCCCGTAATTGAAAATTACCGCTTTGAATTAATTGAGGTCGAAACTCAAACTGGGGTATTTTAG
- a CDS encoding Fur family transcriptional regulator, translating into MRAIRTRSQERIFNLLKTIKKGISAQDIYVELRNTNQSMGLATVYRSLEALKLEGIVQVRNLANGEALYSLAQQDKHHLTCLQCGVSIPINQCPVHDLEDQLESNHKFKVFYHTLEFFGLCNQCQVNQSTKISQ; encoded by the coding sequence ATGAGAGCCATACGCACCCGCAGTCAAGAGCGTATTTTCAACCTACTGAAAACTATCAAAAAAGGCATTTCCGCCCAAGATATTTACGTAGAACTACGTAATACAAATCAGAGCATGGGTTTAGCAACAGTTTACCGTTCTCTAGAAGCCTTAAAATTAGAAGGCATAGTACAAGTGCGAAATTTGGCTAACGGCGAAGCCCTCTATAGCCTAGCACAACAAGATAAACACCACCTTACTTGCTTGCAATGTGGTGTCTCAATTCCGATTAATCAATGCCCAGTTCATGACTTAGAAGACCAGCTAGAATCAAACCATAAGTTTAAAGTTTTTTACCATACTTTAGAGTTTTTTGGGTTGTGCAATCAATGCCAAGTAAATCAAAGTACTAAGATTAGTCAATAG
- a CDS encoding M64 family metallopeptidase — protein sequence MKGLDRKSAKSVWGVLATACGAVSMLTATLGIPASALAATLNYRDEAGRSLNNDGNMLTTIVNNGPSSNRVDVVFLGDGYTSADLAAGIYDNQINNYLNYKFSNSLNSDPFFRYRNYFNIHKINVVSNESGADVPPLGIFRDTALDGTYYFDGVTERLLYVNTSKSDSVRDLALTGAEFTAEMQYVTINDTRYGGGGGDYAVYAGSNASSLEVALHEVAHSFSNLADEYGGFTNPYTGAEPSEVNVTNDATGDKWSRWNGYNQPGIGVIGAYEGGRYYDRGIYRPSNNSKMRSLNQPFDVVGREKIILDIYDLVNPLDSWLDNSTPLINPDQLFVNVIDDSVINLEWFVDGTLIPLVSGETFNLSDFGYGAGDYVVSTRAFDPTGFDPVDGWVRTNQSNLEQFVSWNVTITSVPEPSTTLASIGLGLIWLASSRRKLSSQSEKGK from the coding sequence ATGAAAGGCTTAGACCGCAAAAGTGCGAAATCTGTTTGGGGAGTTTTGGCTACAGCTTGTGGAGCCGTTTCCATGTTAACAGCCACACTAGGAATACCGGCCTCGGCACTTGCTGCTACTCTAAACTATAGAGATGAAGCTGGACGTTCCCTTAATAATGACGGGAATATGTTAACAACAATCGTCAACAATGGTCCATCTTCCAATCGTGTAGATGTTGTTTTTTTGGGTGATGGCTACACCTCAGCGGACTTAGCAGCGGGAATCTACGACAATCAGATTAATAACTATCTTAACTACAAGTTTTCTAACTCGTTGAATTCCGACCCATTTTTTCGATACCGCAACTATTTCAATATACACAAGATCAACGTAGTGTCTAACGAGTCAGGGGCTGATGTTCCGCCACTGGGCATTTTTCGTGACACAGCGCTTGATGGCACCTACTATTTTGATGGAGTGACTGAGCGGTTGCTTTATGTCAATACAAGCAAGTCTGACAGCGTGCGTGACCTGGCTCTTACTGGAGCGGAGTTCACTGCCGAGATGCAGTATGTGACGATCAATGACACTAGGTACGGAGGCGGAGGTGGAGATTACGCTGTTTACGCAGGGAGTAATGCTTCATCATTAGAAGTTGCCCTGCACGAAGTTGCTCACTCCTTTAGCAATTTGGCTGACGAATACGGCGGCTTTACCAATCCCTACACTGGAGCGGAACCGAGCGAAGTCAATGTTACTAATGACGCTACAGGTGACAAGTGGTCGCGTTGGAATGGATATAACCAACCAGGAATTGGGGTTATTGGTGCTTATGAAGGTGGGCGCTATTACGATAGAGGAATTTACCGTCCGTCGAATAATTCTAAGATGCGTTCCTTGAACCAACCGTTCGATGTGGTTGGACGTGAGAAAATTATTCTTGATATCTATGATTTGGTCAATCCCTTGGATTCTTGGCTTGACAACAGCACGCCATTAATCAATCCTGATCAACTTTTTGTGAATGTCATCGACGACAGTGTTATTAACTTAGAGTGGTTTGTCGATGGTACTCTCATTCCGCTAGTTAGTGGAGAAACGTTTAACTTGAGCGATTTTGGTTACGGAGCCGGCGATTACGTCGTCTCTACTCGTGCCTTTGATCCGACCGGGTTTGATCCTGTTGATGGCTGGGTGCGGACGAATCAGAGTAACTTGGAACAGTTTGTCTCCTGGAATGTGACAATTACTTCTGTGCCTGAACCTTCTACCACTCTGGCATCTATAGGTCTTGGGTTAATTTGGTTAGCAAGTTCTCGGAGGAAGCTAAGTTCTCAATCAGAAAAAGGCAAATGA
- a CDS encoding SPFH domain-containing protein — MEQFFLLVFLALGGSAVAGSVKVVNQGNQALVERLGSYNKKLEPGLNFVIPFVDRVVYRETIKEKVLDIPPQQCITRDNVGIEVDAVFYWRIVDMEKAWYKVENLQSAMVNMVLTQIRAEMGQLELDQTFTARSHISELLLQDLDVATDPWGVKVTRVELRDIIPSQAVRESMELQMSAERRKRAAILTSEGDREAAVNSARGKAEAQILDAEARQKSVILQAEAEQKAIVLKAQAERQQQVLKAQAIAESSEIIAQKLHNNPNANKAVEVLFALGYLDMGATIGKSDSSKVIFIDPRSIPAALEGIRSVVSDGQVNSNELFSKQIPGLENNRPG; from the coding sequence ATGGAACAGTTCTTTTTACTAGTATTTTTAGCTCTTGGTGGTTCTGCTGTGGCAGGTTCTGTGAAAGTTGTCAATCAGGGCAATCAAGCTTTGGTGGAAAGATTGGGTAGTTATAACAAAAAACTGGAACCAGGACTAAACTTTGTCATTCCTTTCGTAGATAGAGTTGTCTACCGAGAAACTATCAAAGAAAAAGTCTTAGATATTCCTCCTCAACAGTGCATCACCCGCGACAACGTTGGCATTGAGGTAGATGCAGTGTTTTATTGGCGCATTGTGGATATGGAAAAAGCCTGGTACAAGGTAGAAAATCTCCAGTCAGCAATGGTAAACATGGTGCTGACTCAAATTCGCGCTGAAATGGGACAACTGGAGTTGGATCAAACTTTTACTGCTCGTTCCCACATCAGTGAACTTTTATTACAGGATTTGGATGTTGCTACCGATCCTTGGGGTGTGAAAGTGACACGGGTAGAACTGCGAGATATTATTCCGTCTCAGGCAGTGCGTGAATCGATGGAATTGCAAATGTCGGCAGAACGACGCAAACGGGCAGCAATTTTAACTTCTGAAGGCGATCGCGAAGCTGCTGTCAATAGTGCCAGAGGTAAAGCTGAGGCACAAATACTGGATGCGGAAGCTCGTCAAAAATCGGTGATTTTGCAAGCGGAAGCTGAACAAAAGGCGATCGTTCTGAAAGCTCAAGCAGAACGTCAGCAACAGGTTTTGAAAGCCCAGGCGATCGCAGAATCATCAGAAATTATTGCCCAAAAGCTCCATAATAACCCCAATGCCAATAAAGCAGTGGAAGTTTTGTTTGCCTTGGGTTATCTCGATATGGGCGCGACAATTGGTAAAAGCGATAGCAGCAAGGTAATTTTTATAGATCCGCGTTCCATTCCTGCTGCTTTAGAGGGCATACGTTCTGTCGTTTCAGATGGTCAGGTTAACTCTAACGAATTGTTTTCTAAACAAATCCCAGGTTTAGAAAACAATCGCCCTGGTTAA
- a CDS encoding NfeD family protein, whose translation MPSFTLIWLMAGAVLCLTELFLPSAFVAFMMGISAFVVALLSGVGMGSVWLQIVVWLLLSTALIVLSRRFLQPRQRKSKIRDAVIAETLTEILPGKTGRVRYEGNSWQARCDDDKFTIPPHERVYVVRREGTTLIVIPENLLNS comes from the coding sequence ATGCCAAGTTTTACCTTAATCTGGCTGATGGCAGGAGCAGTTTTGTGTTTAACAGAACTGTTCTTACCCTCAGCGTTTGTCGCCTTCATGATGGGAATTAGCGCTTTTGTGGTGGCGCTACTGTCTGGAGTGGGTATGGGAAGTGTATGGTTGCAAATTGTGGTTTGGCTCTTGCTTTCCACAGCCCTAATCGTGCTTTCTCGTCGGTTTTTGCAACCAAGACAACGCAAATCAAAAATTCGGGATGCAGTCATAGCTGAAACCTTAACAGAAATTCTGCCTGGAAAAACAGGGCGGGTGCGGTATGAGGGAAATTCTTGGCAAGCAAGATGTGACGATGACAAATTTACCATACCACCCCATGAAAGAGTTTATGTGGTTAGGAGGGAAGGTACTACTTTGATTGTTATACCGGAAAATCTGTTGAATTCTTAA